The following are encoded together in the Streptomyces sp. NBC_00341 genome:
- a CDS encoding FAD-binding protein, producing the protein MSAGAGETWDEEFDFVVVGGGGGGMAAALTAADSGLSTVVIEKGARYGGSTGISGGGIWIPNNPTLRARGHDDSRESVRRYLDRLTGGRVPSARLDAYVDQGPAAMELLGASRWMRFFWVKGYADYHPEYEGGRPLGRSVEALPFDTRKLGDDERHQRPNSLKGPLGLWITAKDYRDLAMVKRTWRGRWASVVAAWRVSSNMVARRHMATGGRALVARLRMALKDAGVPLRLRSPMTGLVTGADGGVTGIVADRDGTAVRIGARHGVLLATGGFDHNQEMREKYLPEGGRENHSAGAVENTGDGIVAGQGLGAALDFMDDAWWMPSVRHPAGATIPLVSERCIPPSVIVSGDGRRFTNESSPYVNFVHDQIEGGHTTAWFVMDAKARARYPFAQILPGMPFPRAFYENGTVHRADTVTELARKIGVPEEALTGTVERFNAFAGSGRDTDFGRGDSAYDRYYGDPTLKNPNLDRLDRAPYYAIRIEIGDLGTKGGLVCDEHSRVLREDGSAIAGLYATGNTSASVMANEYAGPGATIGPSIVFGYIAARHAAAARTAAAARSGATGGPS; encoded by the coding sequence ATGAGCGCCGGGGCCGGGGAGACCTGGGACGAGGAGTTCGACTTCGTCGTGGTCGGCGGCGGCGGGGGCGGCATGGCCGCCGCGCTGACCGCCGCCGACAGCGGACTGTCCACCGTCGTCATCGAGAAGGGCGCGAGGTACGGCGGCAGCACCGGCATCTCCGGCGGCGGCATCTGGATCCCCAACAACCCCACCCTGCGAGCCAGGGGCCACGACGACAGCCGGGAATCCGTCCGCCGCTACCTCGACCGGCTCACCGGGGGCCGGGTGCCGTCCGCCCGCCTCGACGCCTACGTCGACCAGGGACCGGCCGCGATGGAACTGCTCGGCGCGAGCCGCTGGATGCGCTTCTTCTGGGTCAAGGGCTACGCCGACTACCACCCCGAGTACGAGGGGGGCCGCCCGCTCGGCCGGTCCGTCGAGGCGCTGCCCTTCGACACCCGCAAGCTCGGCGACGACGAGCGCCACCAGCGGCCCAACAGTCTCAAGGGCCCGCTCGGACTGTGGATCACCGCGAAGGACTACCGCGACCTCGCCATGGTCAAGCGGACCTGGCGCGGCCGCTGGGCCTCCGTGGTCGCCGCATGGCGGGTCTCCTCCAATATGGTCGCCCGCCGCCACATGGCCACCGGAGGGCGGGCCCTGGTCGCCCGGCTGCGCATGGCCCTGAAGGACGCCGGAGTCCCGCTGCGGCTGCGCTCCCCGATGACCGGGCTCGTCACCGGCGCGGACGGCGGGGTCACCGGGATCGTCGCCGACCGGGACGGCACGGCCGTGCGGATCGGCGCCCGGCACGGCGTCCTCCTCGCCACCGGCGGCTTCGACCACAACCAGGAGATGCGCGAGAAGTACCTGCCGGAGGGCGGCCGCGAGAACCACAGCGCCGGCGCCGTCGAGAACACCGGCGACGGCATCGTCGCCGGCCAGGGACTCGGCGCCGCGCTCGACTTCATGGACGACGCCTGGTGGATGCCGTCCGTGCGCCATCCGGCCGGCGCCACCATTCCGCTGGTCTCCGAGCGGTGCATCCCGCCCTCCGTGATCGTCTCCGGCGACGGCAGGCGCTTCACCAACGAGTCGTCGCCCTACGTCAACTTCGTACACGATCAGATCGAGGGCGGGCACACCACGGCCTGGTTCGTCATGGACGCCAAGGCCCGCGCCCGCTACCCGTTCGCCCAGATCCTGCCCGGCATGCCCTTCCCCAGGGCGTTCTACGAGAACGGCACCGTGCACCGGGCCGACACCGTCACGGAGCTCGCCCGGAAGATCGGCGTCCCCGAGGAAGCGCTCACCGGCACCGTCGAACGGTTCAACGCCTTCGCCGGATCCGGCCGGGACACCGACTTCGGTCGCGGCGACAGCGCCTACGACCGCTACTACGGCGACCCGACACTGAAGAACCCCAACCTCGACCGGCTCGACAGGGCGCCCTACTACGCGATCCGGATCGAGATCGGTGACCTCGGCACCAAGGGCGGACTCGTCTGCGACGAGCACAGCCGGGTGCTGCGCGAGGACGGTTCGGCCATCGCCGGGCTCTACGCCACCGGCAACACCTCCGCGTCCGTGATGGCCAACGAGTACGCGGGACCGGGCGCCACCATCGGCCCGTCCATCGTGTTCGGCTACATCGCGGCCCGGCACGCGGCCGCCGCCCGTACCGCCGCTGCCGCCCGGTCCGGCGCCACCGGAGGCCCGTCGTGA
- the dmpG gene encoding 4-hydroxy-2-oxovalerate aldolase translates to MPYSPALDIRVTDSSLRDGSHAKQHQFTVDHVTSIVAALDDAGVPVIEVTHGDGLGGSSFNYGFSHTPEQELIKAAVKTARRAKIAFLMLPGLGLQDDIREAADNGASICRIATHCTEADIAVQHFGLARELGLETVGFLMMAHSSPPEALARQARVMADAGCQCVYVVDSAGALILEQTSDRIAALVAELGDDAQVGFHGHENLGLGVANSVLAVRAGALQIDGSTRRFGAGAGNTPVEGFAAVAEKLGIRTGIDVLKIIDAAEDVVRPVMDGECLLDRLSLTMGYAGVYSSFLKHAARQAATYRVSGAEILMEAGRRKLVGGQEDQLIEIAVALAARDRSTTAAQNSPGK, encoded by the coding sequence ATGCCCTACAGCCCAGCGCTGGACATCCGCGTCACCGACTCGTCCCTGCGGGACGGATCACATGCCAAGCAGCACCAGTTCACCGTCGACCACGTCACCTCGATCGTCGCCGCACTCGACGACGCGGGCGTGCCCGTCATCGAGGTCACCCACGGCGACGGCCTCGGCGGGTCCTCCTTCAACTACGGCTTCAGCCACACCCCCGAGCAGGAGCTCATCAAGGCCGCGGTGAAGACCGCCCGCCGGGCGAAGATCGCGTTCCTGATGCTGCCCGGCCTGGGCCTCCAGGACGACATCCGCGAGGCCGCCGACAACGGCGCCTCGATCTGCCGCATCGCCACGCACTGCACCGAGGCCGACATCGCCGTCCAGCACTTCGGGCTCGCCCGCGAACTCGGCCTGGAGACCGTCGGGTTCCTGATGATGGCGCACAGCAGCCCGCCCGAAGCGCTGGCCCGGCAGGCCCGCGTCATGGCCGACGCCGGCTGCCAGTGCGTGTACGTAGTCGACTCCGCGGGCGCCCTCATCCTGGAGCAGACGAGCGACCGGATCGCCGCCCTGGTCGCCGAACTCGGTGACGACGCACAGGTCGGCTTCCACGGCCACGAGAACCTCGGCCTCGGCGTCGCCAACTCCGTGCTCGCGGTACGCGCCGGGGCCCTGCAGATCGACGGATCGACCCGCAGGTTCGGCGCCGGCGCCGGCAACACACCCGTCGAGGGCTTCGCCGCCGTCGCGGAGAAGCTGGGCATCCGTACCGGCATCGACGTACTCAAGATCATCGACGCGGCCGAGGACGTGGTGCGCCCCGTCATGGACGGCGAATGCCTGCTCGACCGGCTGTCCCTGACGATGGGTTACGCCGGGGTCTACTCCAGCTTCCTGAAGCACGCAGCCCGGCAGGCCGCCACCTACCGGGTGTCCGGCGCCGAGATCCTGATGGAGGCCGGCCGCCGCAAGCTCGTCGGCGGCCAGGAGGACCAGCTCATCGAGATCGCGGTCGCCCTCGCGGCGAGGGACCGGAGCACGACCGCCGCCCAGAACTCCCCGGGGAAGTGA
- a CDS encoding IclR family transcriptional regulator, with product MVERVTLIMDVFEGRTARLSLEEVARSTRLPRSTAHRILDQLVRLRWLEHTALGYGLGRRALGLGGGDGAHGRIREAAAARLHQLQIKTGLVVHLAVLDGAEVHYLDKVGGRFAAAVPSRVGGRAPAHSTALGKAMLAWLEPEDVEARSAGAIGRLTRHTISDLATLHQELNRVRRRHGLAFERGECFPDIACVATAVRGPEGPVAAISLVGDTLSPLEKVAPLVVAAARQVSSELFPGPEAPARGARRVAPVPEETWSPQAMDRLLAAGQYGDWQ from the coding sequence ATGGTCGAGCGGGTGACGCTGATCATGGACGTCTTCGAGGGCCGGACCGCCCGGCTCTCCCTGGAGGAAGTGGCCCGGTCCACCCGGCTGCCCCGGTCGACGGCGCACCGGATCCTCGATCAGCTGGTGCGGCTGCGCTGGCTCGAACACACCGCGCTGGGCTACGGACTCGGCCGCCGCGCGCTCGGCCTCGGCGGCGGGGACGGGGCGCACGGCAGAATCCGGGAGGCCGCCGCCGCCCGGCTGCACCAGCTGCAGATCAAGACCGGCCTGGTCGTCCATCTGGCCGTCCTGGACGGTGCGGAGGTGCACTACCTCGACAAGGTCGGCGGCCGGTTCGCCGCGGCCGTCCCTTCCCGGGTGGGCGGCCGGGCTCCCGCCCATTCGACCGCGCTCGGCAAAGCCATGCTGGCCTGGCTCGAACCGGAGGACGTCGAGGCCAGGTCGGCCGGTGCCATCGGCCGCCTGACCCGGCACACCATCTCCGACCTCGCCACCCTGCATCAGGAGCTCAACCGGGTCAGGCGCCGTCACGGCCTCGCCTTCGAACGTGGCGAGTGCTTCCCAGACATCGCCTGTGTCGCCACCGCCGTCCGCGGCCCCGAAGGCCCGGTCGCGGCGATCTCGCTGGTCGGCGACACCCTGTCCCCGCTGGAGAAGGTCGCCCCCCTGGTCGTGGCCGCGGCCCGGCAGGTGTCGTCCGAGCTCTTCCCCGGACCGGAGGCGCCGGCCAGGGGGGCGCGCCGCGTGGCGCCCGTACCGGAGGAGACCTGGTCCCCGCAGGCCATGGACCGGCTGCTCGCGGCGGGGCAGTACGGCGACTGGCAGTAG
- a CDS encoding flavin reductase family protein: MTAESLSVPEAREETAPTPPLMRRAMGTFASGVTVVTGIGRDGDPAGFACQSFASVSLEPALVLFCADHRGRAWPRIRESGRFAVNILAEEQSDLCGRFGSSRGRKFEGLDWKVSRWGTPSLPGVLTRVHAEVYDVRGAGDHDVVVGRVLALETVGEQRPMLFFRGGFGVGSPAAETPDPWGWGDHWG, from the coding sequence ATGACCGCAGAGTCCCTGTCCGTGCCCGAGGCCCGTGAGGAGACCGCGCCGACGCCGCCCCTGATGCGGCGCGCCATGGGGACCTTCGCCTCCGGGGTCACGGTGGTGACGGGGATCGGCCGGGACGGTGATCCGGCCGGTTTCGCCTGCCAGTCGTTCGCGTCCGTCTCGCTCGAACCGGCCCTGGTGCTGTTCTGCGCCGACCACCGGGGGCGGGCGTGGCCGAGGATCAGGGAGTCGGGGCGGTTCGCCGTGAACATCCTGGCCGAGGAACAGAGCGACCTCTGCGGCCGGTTCGGGTCGAGCAGGGGCCGTAAGTTCGAGGGGCTGGACTGGAAGGTGTCCCGCTGGGGGACGCCGTCCCTGCCCGGGGTGCTGACCCGGGTGCACGCCGAGGTGTACGACGTGCGCGGCGCGGGTGACCACGATGTCGTGGTGGGCCGGGTCCTCGCCCTGGAGACGGTCGGCGAGCAGCGGCCGATGCTCTTCTTCCGCGGCGGCTTCGGCGTGGGGAGCCCGGCGGCAGAGACCCCCGACCCGTGGGGCTGGGGCGACCACTGGGGCTGA
- a CDS encoding alpha/beta fold hydrolase — MTELSHDSTLRELATDQGVLRYHEAGDGPPLLLLHGSGPGVTGWRNYRHNLAAFAGHFRCLVLEFPGFGVSDPADGHPMATAASSVTRFLDGLGIQRADIIGNSMGGIVGTRFALAHPERVRRLVTIGGIGRNLYSPGPGEGIGLLTEFTDAPTRERLVRWLNSMVHDRSLVTEELIEERWAQATDPETLASARLMYGSEASAARAADAAASREAPYWAMLHRLRARTLLTWGRDDRVSPLDMSILPMRTIPDAELHVFPDCGHWVMIEQKAAWESAVLAFLTRADAA; from the coding sequence ATGACGGAGCTGAGTCACGACTCCACGCTGCGCGAACTCGCGACCGACCAGGGCGTGTTGCGCTACCACGAGGCCGGTGACGGCCCGCCCCTGCTCCTGTTGCACGGCTCCGGCCCCGGAGTCACGGGCTGGCGCAACTACCGCCACAACCTCGCCGCGTTCGCCGGGCACTTCCGCTGTCTCGTCCTGGAGTTCCCCGGCTTCGGCGTCAGCGACCCGGCCGACGGCCACCCGATGGCGACGGCCGCCTCCTCCGTGACCCGGTTCCTGGACGGGCTCGGCATCCAGCGGGCCGACATCATCGGCAACTCGATGGGCGGCATCGTCGGCACCCGGTTCGCGCTCGCCCACCCGGAACGGGTACGCCGCCTCGTCACGATCGGCGGCATCGGCCGCAACCTCTACAGCCCCGGGCCCGGCGAAGGCATCGGACTGCTCACGGAGTTCACCGACGCACCGACCCGCGAGCGCCTGGTCCGCTGGCTCAACTCCATGGTCCACGACCGGTCCCTGGTGACGGAGGAACTCATCGAGGAGCGCTGGGCGCAGGCCACCGATCCGGAGACCCTCGCCAGTGCCCGGCTGATGTACGGCAGCGAGGCGTCCGCCGCACGAGCCGCCGACGCCGCCGCGTCCCGAGAGGCGCCGTACTGGGCCATGCTGCACCGCCTCCGGGCCAGGACCCTGCTCACCTGGGGCCGCGACGACCGGGTCAGCCCGCTCGACATGTCGATCCTGCCGATGCGCACCATTCCGGACGCCGAACTGCACGTCTTCCCCGACTGCGGGCACTGGGTGATGATCGAACAGAAGGCCGCCTGGGAGAGCGCGGTCCTCGCCTTCCTCACCCGCGCGGACGCGGCATGA
- a CDS encoding acetaldehyde dehydrogenase (acetylating), producing MYKLLRSDVIEPRWMIGVDEQSPGLKRAADHGLHTGADGVDALLAGAERPDLVFEATSAHVHRANAPKYAELGIRAVDLTPAAIGPAVVPAVNLGEHLDAPNISLITCGGQATIPIVHAVSRVTEVAYAEIVASVASPSAGPGTRANIDEFTLTTSRGIETIGGAARGKAIIILNPAEPPMLMQDTVFCAVPADVDRAAVTASIHERAAEVAAYVPGYRLRAEPQFDVPSALSGGLARVAVLIEVAGAGDFLPPYSGNLDIMTAAATRAGEAFARRITARRTGA from the coding sequence ATGTACAAGCTCCTGCGCTCGGACGTCATCGAGCCGCGCTGGATGATCGGCGTCGACGAGCAGAGCCCCGGACTCAAACGCGCCGCCGACCACGGCCTGCACACAGGTGCCGACGGTGTCGACGCCCTGCTGGCCGGAGCGGAGCGGCCGGACCTGGTCTTCGAGGCCACGTCCGCCCATGTCCACCGGGCCAACGCGCCCAAGTACGCCGAACTCGGCATCCGGGCCGTCGACCTGACCCCCGCCGCGATCGGCCCGGCCGTCGTGCCCGCCGTCAACCTCGGCGAACACCTCGACGCGCCGAACATCTCCCTTATCACCTGCGGGGGACAGGCCACCATCCCGATCGTGCACGCCGTCTCCCGGGTCACGGAGGTCGCGTACGCGGAGATCGTCGCCAGTGTCGCCTCGCCGTCCGCCGGGCCCGGCACCCGCGCCAACATCGACGAGTTCACGCTCACCACCAGCAGGGGCATCGAGACGATCGGCGGCGCCGCCCGGGGCAAGGCCATCATCATCCTCAACCCGGCCGAGCCGCCGATGCTGATGCAGGACACCGTCTTCTGCGCCGTCCCCGCCGACGTCGACCGGGCCGCCGTCACCGCGTCGATCCACGAGCGGGCCGCCGAGGTCGCCGCCTACGTGCCCGGCTACCGGCTGCGCGCCGAGCCGCAGTTCGACGTGCCGAGTGCGCTCAGCGGCGGGCTCGCCCGGGTGGCGGTCCTCATCGAGGTGGCGGGCGCGGGCGACTTCCTGCCCCCGTACTCCGGGAACCTCGACATCATGACCGCCGCCGCGACCAGGGCCGGCGAGGCCTTCGCCCGGCGGATCACCGCCCGCCGCACCGGCGCCTGA
- a CDS encoding ferredoxin--NADP reductase, with the protein MSPAPLTVRVVEVIRETADAHSLVLEPADADRDAFGYEPGQFLTVRVPSDRPGGAARCYSLCSSPVRDPYLKVTVKRTAGGYASHWICDHVTEGDTLEVLRPAGTFTPGSLDGDFLLLAAGSGITPVMSILTSVLHAGTGTVTLLYANRDERSVIFRDELATLQRKYGDRLTVLHWLESVRGRPGAAGLRALAGPYAGRRAFVCGPGPFMDLAIDALTGLGVPPRLITVERFTSLSGDPFADRAPVPERDTAGPVSTAEVELDGVRRTVSWPRDTPLLDVLLAAGLDAPYSCREGSCSACACLLVEGEVAMERNEVLDARDLADGLILACQSRPVSDRLRVTYDG; encoded by the coding sequence GTGAGCCCCGCCCCGCTGACCGTGCGCGTCGTCGAGGTGATCCGGGAGACGGCCGACGCCCACTCACTGGTCCTGGAGCCCGCCGACGCCGACCGGGACGCGTTCGGCTACGAACCGGGCCAGTTCCTCACCGTCAGGGTGCCCTCGGACCGCCCCGGCGGAGCCGCCCGCTGCTACTCGCTGTGCAGCTCCCCGGTCCGCGACCCGTATCTGAAAGTCACCGTCAAGCGCACCGCCGGAGGCTATGCCTCCCACTGGATCTGCGACCACGTCACCGAGGGCGACACCCTGGAGGTGCTCCGGCCCGCGGGCACCTTCACCCCCGGCTCGCTCGACGGCGACTTCCTGCTGCTCGCCGCGGGCAGCGGCATCACCCCGGTCATGTCGATCCTCACCTCGGTCCTGCACGCCGGAACCGGCACCGTCACCCTCCTGTACGCCAACCGGGACGAACGGTCCGTGATCTTCCGCGACGAACTGGCCACCCTGCAGAGAAAGTACGGTGACCGGCTCACGGTCCTGCACTGGCTGGAGTCCGTCCGGGGCAGACCCGGCGCAGCCGGTCTGCGCGCCCTCGCCGGACCGTACGCCGGGCGCCGCGCGTTCGTCTGCGGACCCGGCCCCTTCATGGATCTGGCCATCGACGCGCTCACCGGACTGGGCGTGCCACCGCGCCTGATCACGGTGGAGCGGTTCACCTCACTGTCCGGCGACCCGTTCGCGGACCGGGCGCCCGTCCCGGAGCGGGACACGGCCGGACCCGTCAGCACGGCGGAGGTGGAACTCGACGGGGTCCGCCGCACCGTCTCCTGGCCCCGCGACACCCCGCTGCTGGACGTGCTGCTCGCCGCGGGCCTGGACGCGCCGTACTCCTGCCGGGAGGGCAGTTGCAGCGCCTGCGCCTGTCTCCTCGTCGAGGGTGAGGTGGCCATGGAGCGCAACGAGGTCCTCGACGCGCGGGACCTGGCCGACGGGCTGATCCTCGCCTGCCAGTCGCGCCCGGTCAGCGACCGGCTGCGCGTCACCTACGACGGCTGA